Proteins from a single region of Manis javanica isolate MJ-LG chromosome 5, MJ_LKY, whole genome shotgun sequence:
- the ADRA1D gene encoding alpha-1D adrenergic receptor: MTFRDLLSVSFEGPRPESSAGGSSAGGGGGGAGGSAASEGPAVGSVPGSAGGGGGGVVGAGGGEDNRTSSGEPGGAGAGGEVNGTAAVGGLVVSAQGVGVGVFLAAFILTAVAGNLLVILSVACNRHLQTVTNYFIVNLAVADLLLSATVLPFSATMEVLGFWAFGRAFCDVWAAVDVLCCTASILSLCTISVDRYVGVRHSLKYPAIMTERKAAAILALLWAVALVVSVGPLLGWKEPVPPDERFCGITEEVGYAVFSSVCSFYLPMAVIIVMYCRVYVVARSTTRSLEAGVKRERGKASEVVLRIHCRGASTGPDGAHGTRSAKGHTLRSSLSVRLLKFSREKKAAKTLAIVVGVFVLCWFPFFFVLPLGSLFPQLKPSESVFKVIFWLGYFNSCVNPLIYPCSSREFKRAFLRLLRCQCRRRRRRRPLWRVYGHHWRASPGGLRPDCASGRDAAPPGAPLALTAPSAPGSPGKPEGQGPVAGRRKPPCAFREWRLLGPLRRPTTQLRAKVSSLSHKIRPGSAQRAEASCNLRAEVEAVSLGVPHEVAEGATCQAYELADYGNLRETDI; encoded by the exons ATGACTTTCCGAGATCTCCTGAGCGTCAGTTTCGAGGGACCCCGCCCGGAGAGCAGCGCCGGGGGCTCCagcgcgggcggcggcgggggcggcgcggGCGGCTCGGCCGCCTCGGAGGGCCCGGCGGTGGGCAGCGTGCCGGGGtccgcgggcggcggcggcggcggcgtggTGGGCGCGGGCGGCGGCGAGGACAACCGGACCTCCTCCGGGGAGCCTGGGGGCGCGGGCGCGGGTGGCGAGGTGAACGGCACGGCGGCCGTCGGGGGGCTGGTGGTGAGCGCGCAGGGCGTGGGCGTTGGCGTCTTTCTGGCCGCCTTCATTCTCACCGCGGTGGCGGGCAACCTGCTCGTCATTCTTTCTGTGGCCTGCAATCGCCACCTGCAGACGGTCACTAACTATTTCATTGTGAACCTCGCCGTGGCTGACCTGCTGCTGAGCGCCacggtgctgcccttctcggccaCCATGGAAGTTCTGGGCTTCTGGGCCTTTGGCCGGGCCTTCTGTGACGTGTGGGCCGCCGTGGACGTGCTGTGCTGCACGGCCTCCATCCTCAGCCTCTGCACCATCTCGGTGGACCGGTACGTGGGCGTGCGCCACTCGCTCAAGTACCCCGCCATCATGACCGAGCGCAAGgcagctgccatcctggctctgctctgGGCCGTAGCCCTCGTGGTGTCTGTGGGGCCGCTGCTGGGCTGGAAGGAGCCAGTGCCCCCTGACGAGCGCTTCTGCGGCATCACGGAGGAGGTGGGCTACGCTGTCTTTTCCTCCGTGTGCTCCTTCTACCTGCCCATGGCTGTCATCATCGTCATGTATTGCCGCGTGTACGTGGTGGCACGAAGCACCACACGCAGCCTTGAGGCGGGAGTTAAGCGAGAGCGAGGCAAGGCCTCCGAGGTGGTGCTGCGCATTCACTGTCGCGGCGCCAGCACCGGCCCAGACGGGGCGCACGGCACGCGCAGTGCCAAGGGCCACACTTTACGCAGCTCCCTGTCCGTGCGGCTACTCAAGTTCTCCCGTGAGAAGAAGGCGGCCAAGACACTGGCCATCGTCGTGGGTGTCTTTGTGCTCTGCTGGTTCCCATTTTTCTTCGTCCTGCCTCTCG GCTCCCTGTTCCCGCAGCTGAAGCCCTCCGAGAGCGTTTTCAAGGTTATCTTCTGGCTGGGCTACTTCAACAGCTGCGTGAACCCGCTCATCTACCCGTGCTCCAGCCGCGAGTTCAAGCGCGCCTTCCTCCGCCTCCTGCGCTGCCAGTGCCGCCGGCGCCGCCGTCGGCGCCCCCTCTGGCGCGTCTACGGCCACCACTGGCGGGCCTCGCCCGGCGGCCTGCGCCCCGACTGCGCCTCCGGCCGGGACGCTGCGCCCCCCGGGGCCCCACTGGCCCTCACCGCGCCCTCGGCCCCCGGCTCCCCCGGCAAGCCCGAGGGGCAGGGTCCGGTCGCCGGCCGTCGAAAGCCTCCCTGCGCCTTCCGCGAGTGGAGGCTGCTCGGGCCGTTGCGGAGACCCACCACCCAGCTGCGTGCCAAGGTCTCCAGCCTGTCGCACAAGATCCGCCCCGGGAGCGCGCAACGCGCAGAGGCCTCGTGCAACCTACGCGCCGAGGTGGAAGCGGTGTCCCTAGGCGTCCCGCACGAAGTGGCGGAGGGCGCCACCTGCCAGGCCTACGAATTGGCCGACTATGGCAACCTCCGGGAGACTGATATTTAA